The following proteins are encoded in a genomic region of Neisseria perflava:
- the nrdG gene encoding anaerobic ribonucleoside-triphosphate reductase activating protein, translating into MSSLKFTVEQIVWQEVPGEVSLAFLFSGCPLRCKGCHSADTWKEGIGTELTEDYLKGRLKRYHGLISCVLFMGGEWQPKALQKMLAIVAQEGLKACLYTGLDREELEAVSDGILPYLTYLKTGRWQMELGGLGSPTTNQKFVDLRTGEVLNRLFIKDKPVHKVFSVASI; encoded by the coding sequence ATGAGTAGCTTGAAATTTACAGTTGAGCAAATTGTATGGCAGGAAGTGCCGGGCGAAGTGTCGCTGGCATTTCTGTTTTCAGGCTGTCCGCTGCGTTGCAAAGGTTGCCATAGTGCCGATACATGGAAAGAGGGTATTGGCACGGAATTGACCGAGGATTATTTAAAAGGCCGTCTGAAACGCTATCACGGATTAATCAGCTGCGTGTTGTTTATGGGCGGGGAGTGGCAACCGAAAGCCTTGCAGAAAATGCTGGCTATTGTTGCTCAGGAAGGATTGAAAGCCTGCTTGTACACTGGCTTGGATCGCGAGGAGCTGGAGGCGGTTTCAGACGGCATCCTGCCTTATCTGACGTATCTGAAAACCGGCCGCTGGCAGATGGAGCTGGGCGGCTTGGGTAGCCCGACCACCAATCAGAAGTTTGTCGATTTGCGCACGGGTGAGGTGTTGAACCGCTTGTTTATCAAAGACAAACCCGTGCATAAAGTTTTTTCAGTGGCTTCAATTTAG
- a CDS encoding THUMP domain-containing class I SAM-dependent RNA methyltransferase, with product MTVYSLFITCPRGLEASLTQELDSMACQDIRAVDGGVACKGTMEQVYRINLHSRVASRVLLRLTKGGYRNEHDIYKLARNLHWTGWFKLEQTFKVKVEGKRANVKSLDFVGLKIKDAVCDAFRDIYDARPSVGKINPDIRIHAFIDERNVEIFIDTSGEALFKRGYRQDTGEAPLRENLAAGLLLLAGYDGTQPFQDPFCGSGTIAIEAAWIATHRAPGLMRRFGFEKLQNFDKEKWQALRREAEKQIKPAAAPISGSDNDRYMIRAALANAQAAEVDHFIRFDVQDAQAARPNGEHGIMISNPPYGVRLAEIQALQALYPQLGTWLKQHYAGWLVGMFTGDRDMPKFMRLSPKRKIPLFNGNLDCRLFLMDMVKGSNRG from the coding sequence ATGACGGTTTATTCACTTTTTATCACTTGTCCTCGCGGTTTGGAAGCGTCTTTGACGCAGGAACTCGACAGCATGGCATGTCAGGATATCCGCGCTGTTGACGGCGGTGTGGCATGTAAAGGCACGATGGAGCAGGTGTATCGTATCAACCTGCATTCGCGCGTTGCCAGCCGTGTTTTGCTGCGTTTGACCAAAGGCGGTTATCGCAACGAACACGATATCTACAAATTGGCACGAAATCTGCATTGGACAGGTTGGTTTAAGCTGGAGCAGACCTTTAAAGTCAAAGTCGAAGGCAAGCGCGCCAATGTGAAAAGCTTGGATTTTGTCGGTTTGAAAATCAAAGATGCCGTCTGCGATGCCTTCCGCGATATTTATGATGCGCGTCCTAGCGTGGGCAAAATCAACCCCGATATCCGCATTCATGCCTTTATCGATGAACGGAATGTGGAAATCTTTATCGATACTTCCGGCGAAGCGCTCTTCAAACGCGGCTATCGTCAGGATACCGGCGAAGCGCCATTGAGGGAAAACTTGGCGGCGGGTTTGCTGCTTTTGGCTGGCTACGACGGTACGCAGCCTTTCCAAGACCCGTTTTGCGGCAGTGGCACGATTGCCATTGAGGCTGCATGGATTGCGACACACCGTGCACCGGGTTTGATGCGCCGTTTCGGTTTTGAAAAACTGCAAAACTTCGACAAAGAAAAATGGCAAGCGCTGCGCCGTGAAGCTGAAAAACAGATTAAACCGGCCGCCGCGCCAATTTCCGGCAGCGATAATGACCGTTATATGATTCGTGCTGCATTGGCCAATGCCCAAGCCGCCGAAGTGGATCATTTCATCCGCTTTGACGTGCAAGATGCGCAAGCCGCGCGGCCAAACGGCGAACACGGCATTATGATTTCCAATCCGCCTTATGGCGTGCGCCTTGCCGAAATTCAGGCTTTACAGGCGCTTTATCCTCAACTGGGCACATGGTTGAAACAGCATTACGCAGGTTGGCTGGTTGGGATGTTTACCGGCGATCGCGATATGCCGAAATTTATGCGCCTTTCTCCGAAACGTAAAATTCCGTTGTTTAATGGCAACTTGGATTGCCGATTGTTTTTGATGGATATGGTTAAAGGCTCGAATCGGGGTTAA
- a CDS encoding nucleobase:cation symporter-2 family protein: MAGMTEKQAESLDLVYGLEDKPPFGNALLSAVTHLLAIFVPMITPALIVGGALELPVEMTAYLVSMAMVASGVGTYLQVNRFGPVGSGMLSIQSVNFSFVTVMIALGTGMKEGGLTEDVMISTLLGVSFVGAFLVCFSAWLLPYLKKVITPTVSGVVVMLIGLSLVHVGITDFGGGFGAKADGTFGSMENLGLASLVLLIVLVFNCLKNPLLRMSGIAVGLIVGYIVALFLGKVDFSALQNLPLITLPVPFKYGFAFDWHAFIVAGAIFLLSVFEAVGDLTATAMVSEQPIEGEEYTKRLRGGVLADGLVSVIATALGSLPLTTFAQNNGVIQMTGVASRHVGKYIAAILVLLGLFPVIGRAFTTIPSPVLGGAMVLMFGLIAIAGVRILVSHGIRRREAVIAATSVGLGLGVAFEPEVFKNLPVLFQNSISAGGIMAVLLNLVLPEDKTDKAVKVETDSLDH, translated from the coding sequence ATGGCCGGAATGACTGAAAAACAGGCGGAATCGCTTGATTTGGTTTATGGTTTGGAAGACAAGCCGCCGTTTGGGAATGCGTTGTTGAGTGCGGTTACGCACCTTCTGGCGATTTTTGTTCCGATGATTACTCCGGCATTGATTGTCGGCGGGGCGTTGGAGCTGCCGGTTGAAATGACGGCTTATTTGGTGTCGATGGCGATGGTGGCTTCCGGCGTCGGCACTTATTTGCAAGTCAACCGTTTTGGGCCGGTTGGTTCGGGTATGTTGTCGATTCAGTCGGTCAACTTCTCTTTTGTTACCGTGATGATTGCACTAGGTACCGGCATGAAAGAGGGCGGATTGACTGAAGATGTGATGATTTCAACGCTTTTGGGCGTGTCCTTTGTCGGCGCGTTTTTGGTGTGCTTCTCCGCTTGGCTTTTGCCTTATTTGAAAAAAGTGATTACGCCGACTGTAAGCGGCGTGGTCGTCATGTTGATCGGCTTGAGCTTGGTTCATGTCGGCATTACCGATTTCGGCGGCGGCTTCGGTGCGAAAGCAGACGGTACGTTCGGCTCGATGGAAAACTTAGGTCTGGCATCGCTGGTGTTGCTGATTGTGTTGGTTTTCAACTGCTTGAAGAATCCATTGCTGCGCATGAGCGGCATCGCGGTGGGTTTGATCGTCGGGTATATCGTTGCGCTGTTTTTGGGCAAAGTGGATTTTTCCGCCCTGCAAAATCTGCCGCTGATTACCCTGCCTGTTCCGTTTAAATATGGTTTCGCATTTGATTGGCACGCGTTTATTGTCGCCGGTGCGATTTTCTTGTTGAGCGTATTTGAGGCAGTGGGCGATTTGACGGCGACAGCAATGGTCTCCGAGCAGCCGATTGAGGGTGAGGAATACACCAAACGTCTGCGCGGCGGCGTATTGGCAGATGGTTTGGTGTCTGTGATTGCGACTGCGTTGGGTTCTTTGCCGCTGACCACTTTTGCGCAAAATAACGGCGTGATTCAAATGACCGGCGTGGCTTCGCGCCATGTGGGCAAATATATTGCAGCGATTTTGGTATTGTTGGGCTTGTTCCCTGTCATCGGTCGCGCGTTTACCACGATTCCAAGTCCTGTTTTGGGTGGCGCGATGGTGTTGATGTTTGGCCTGATTGCGATTGCCGGTGTGCGGATTTTGGTCAGCCATGGTATTCGCCGTCGTGAAGCGGTCATCGCGGCTACTTCTGTCGGTTTGGGTTTAGGCGTGGCATTTGAGCCGGAAGTGTTCAAAAACCTGCCTGTATTGTTCCAAAACTCAATTTCCGCAGGCGGTATTATGGCGGTATTGTTGAACTTGGTTTTGCCGGAAGATAAAACCGATAAAGCGGTTAAGGTGGAAACCGACAGTTTGGATCACTAA
- the dapA gene encoding 4-hydroxy-tetrahydrodipicolinate synthase, protein MLKGSLVALITPMNQDGSINYEQLHDLIDWHIENGTDGIVAVGTTGESATLPVEEHLAVIEATVKHVNKRIPVIAGTGANNTVEAIALSKAAEQAGADYTLSVVPYYNKPSQEGIYQHFKAIAEATSIPMIIYNVPGRTVVSMSNDTILRLAEIPNIIGVKEASGNIGNNIELINSVPEGFAVLSGDDPTGLPFMLCGGHGVVTVAANVAPKLFADMCRAALEGDIATARRLNEQLIPIYNTMFCEPSPAAPKWGLSLLGKCEPHVRLPLVALTEAGQAKVRAALEKSGQI, encoded by the coding sequence ATGTTAAAAGGCAGTCTGGTTGCCCTGATTACCCCGATGAATCAAGACGGCAGCATCAACTACGAACAACTTCATGACTTAATCGACTGGCACATTGAAAACGGCACCGACGGCATCGTCGCAGTCGGTACCACCGGCGAGTCAGCCACTCTGCCTGTCGAAGAACATTTGGCCGTTATTGAAGCCACTGTCAAACACGTCAACAAGCGCATTCCCGTTATCGCCGGTACAGGAGCCAACAATACTGTCGAAGCCATCGCCCTTTCTAAAGCAGCCGAGCAAGCCGGTGCGGACTACACCTTATCTGTTGTTCCCTACTACAACAAACCTTCGCAAGAAGGCATTTACCAACATTTCAAAGCCATCGCCGAAGCCACTTCGATTCCGATGATTATCTATAATGTTCCCGGCCGTACCGTCGTCAGCATGAGCAACGACACTATTTTGCGTTTGGCCGAGATTCCGAATATCATCGGCGTGAAAGAAGCCAGCGGCAATATCGGTAACAACATCGAATTGATCAACAGCGTTCCTGAAGGTTTTGCCGTTTTATCCGGCGATGACCCTACCGGCCTGCCTTTCATGCTGTGTGGCGGTCATGGCGTGGTAACCGTTGCAGCCAACGTTGCACCGAAACTCTTTGCCGATATGTGCCGAGCCGCCCTTGAGGGCGATATTGCGACCGCCCGTCGTCTAAACGAGCAACTTATCCCAATTTATAACACCATGTTCTGCGAGCCCAGCCCGGCCGCGCCCAAATGGGGCCTGAGCTTATTGGGCAAATGCGAACCCCATGTTCGTCTGCCTTTGGTAGCACTGACCGAAGCCGGTCAAGCCAAAGTCCGAGCCGCTCTGGAAAAATCAGGACAAATCTGA
- the bamC gene encoding outer membrane protein assembly factor BamC has translation MTACSGSKKEQPKLDYQSQSHRLVKLEVPPDLNNPDQGNLYQLPAGSGAVRASDFNKRRTQAVQQPANAEVLKSVKGVRLERDGNQRWLVVDGKSPREIWPLLKVFWQENGFDIKSEEPAIGQMETEWAENRAKIPQDSLRRLLDKVGLGGIYSTSERDKFIIRIEQGKNGSTDIFFAHKGMKEVYADRKKDTTMWQPSESDPNLEAAFLARFMQYLGVDGQQAEQALTQSVAARSNASELARVDNDTLLLAGDYGRNWRRTALALDRIGLTVIGQNAERRAFLVQQAPTEGEAVANKKPGLFKRVFGKGKVEAPKTYPEIIVYVEPINNGARLHLLNKDGSPYKGSDASTLLSRLHTELR, from the coding sequence ATGACTGCCTGTTCCGGCAGCAAAAAAGAACAACCCAAACTCGACTATCAAAGTCAATCACACCGCTTGGTCAAACTGGAAGTACCACCTGATTTGAACAACCCAGACCAAGGCAACCTCTATCAATTACCGGCAGGCAGCGGCGCCGTCCGCGCCAGCGACTTCAACAAACGCCGCACTCAAGCCGTACAACAACCTGCCAATGCAGAAGTTTTGAAATCCGTTAAAGGCGTACGCCTTGAGCGTGACGGCAACCAACGCTGGTTGGTTGTCGATGGCAAATCGCCTCGCGAAATTTGGCCGTTGCTGAAAGTGTTCTGGCAAGAAAACGGTTTCGACATCAAATCTGAAGAACCGGCTATCGGCCAAATGGAAACCGAGTGGGCTGAAAACCGAGCCAAAATCCCTCAAGACAGCCTGCGCCGCCTGTTGGACAAAGTCGGCTTGGGCGGTATCTACTCTACCAGCGAACGCGACAAATTCATCATCCGCATCGAACAAGGTAAAAACGGTTCGACCGACATCTTCTTCGCCCACAAAGGCATGAAAGAAGTTTATGCCGACCGTAAAAAAGACACCACCATGTGGCAGCCAAGCGAGAGTGACCCTAATCTTGAAGCCGCATTCCTCGCCCGCTTTATGCAATACTTGGGCGTTGACGGTCAGCAAGCTGAACAGGCCCTAACCCAAAGCGTTGCCGCCCGCAGCAATGCTTCTGAGTTGGCCCGTGTGGACAACGACACCCTGCTGCTGGCTGGCGATTACGGCCGCAACTGGCGCCGTACCGCCCTTGCGCTTGACCGCATCGGCCTGACTGTTATCGGTCAAAATGCCGAACGCCGCGCCTTCTTGGTTCAACAAGCACCAACCGAAGGCGAAGCAGTTGCCAATAAAAAACCGGGTCTGTTCAAACGCGTATTTGGCAAAGGCAAAGTAGAAGCGCCAAAAACGTACCCTGAAATCATCGTCTATGTTGAGCCTATCAACAATGGCGCACGCCTCCATCTGTTGAACAAAGACGGCAGCCCATACAAAGGCAGCGATGCCTCCACATTGTTGAGCCGCCTGCACACAGAATTGCGTTAA
- a CDS encoding NGO_0222 family membrane protein, giving the protein MTRQKAYLLLTALFTLMFIVLILLGAYLLSIHSKQFAVAAFLFAFAAVFAQIGSLALYIRHKARAQMARMQQTETH; this is encoded by the coding sequence ATGACCCGACAAAAAGCCTATCTGCTCCTGACCGCCCTGTTTACCCTGATGTTTATCGTACTGATTCTGTTGGGCGCTTATCTTCTGAGCATTCACAGCAAACAATTTGCCGTTGCCGCCTTTCTGTTTGCCTTTGCCGCCGTTTTTGCCCAAATCGGCAGCCTTGCCCTTTACATCCGCCACAAAGCACGCGCACAAATGGCTCGTATGCAGCAAACCGAAACCCATTAA
- the rdgB gene encoding RdgB/HAM1 family non-canonical purine NTP pyrophosphatase → MFEKIVLASGNTGKLNEFSRLFADLNIEVLPQSQFNTPECPEPYHTFVENALAKARHAAKYSGLPALADDSGICTNALNGAPGIFSARYAGENPKSDAANNAKLSADLADKDDKSCYYVCVLVLVRHENDPQPIIAEGIWRGQWQAEAAGTNGFGYDPHFYLAEHGCTAAELDPEIKNAESHRAQALRELLRKIKSL, encoded by the coding sequence ATGTTTGAAAAAATCGTCCTTGCCAGTGGCAACACAGGCAAACTCAACGAATTTTCCCGCCTCTTTGCCGACTTAAACATCGAAGTCCTGCCACAATCGCAGTTCAATACGCCCGAATGTCCCGAGCCGTACCATACCTTTGTTGAAAATGCCCTGGCTAAAGCACGTCATGCCGCCAAATACAGCGGCTTACCGGCACTTGCCGACGATTCCGGCATCTGCACCAACGCCTTAAACGGCGCACCCGGCATTTTCTCCGCACGTTATGCAGGTGAAAACCCCAAATCCGATGCCGCAAACAACGCCAAACTGTCTGCCGATCTTGCTGATAAAGACGATAAAAGCTGTTACTACGTCTGCGTCCTCGTCCTTGTCCGTCATGAAAACGACCCGCAACCCATCATCGCCGAAGGCATCTGGCGCGGACAATGGCAGGCAGAAGCAGCCGGTACAAACGGCTTCGGCTACGACCCGCATTTCTATCTGGCCGAACATGGTTGCACCGCCGCCGAGCTTGACCCTGAAATCAAAAATGCCGAAAGCCACCGTGCCCAAGCATTGCGCGAACTATTAAGAAAAATCAAGTCCTTATAA
- a CDS encoding thioredoxin, translating into MRKPSPEELAAFAKHVAAFIPTTPDKLLQLIDSQETAIVFLGKPSCSYCRRFVAKLSTISLNKQLTVRFTDSSNKAALKTFREQHNIKTVPALLKISQGKIKFVCNSKLSEEEIEAFLSA; encoded by the coding sequence ATGCGCAAACCCTCGCCTGAAGAATTGGCAGCCTTTGCAAAACACGTCGCTGCCTTCATCCCAACCACACCCGACAAACTTCTTCAACTCATTGACAGTCAAGAAACTGCTATCGTCTTTTTAGGCAAACCAAGTTGTTCATACTGCCGCCGTTTTGTTGCAAAACTGTCTACCATTTCCTTAAACAAGCAGCTTACCGTCCGCTTTACAGACAGCAGCAACAAAGCAGCTTTAAAAACTTTTCGTGAGCAACACAACATCAAAACTGTTCCTGCACTACTCAAAATCTCACAAGGCAAAATAAAATTCGTCTGCAATTCCAAATTATCAGAAGAAGAAATTGAAGCTTTTTTGAGCGCTTAG
- the hemW gene encoding radical SAM family heme chaperone HemW: protein MTQITFQRPGHLTALPPLSLYIHIPWCIKKCPYCDFNSHSLKNGLPEEAYIDALLTDLQLELPNIWGRPVETIFFGGGTPSLFQAESIDRLLSGVRSLLRLQPEAEITLEANPGTFEIEKFQGFKDAGITRLSIGVQSFNDDMLARLGRVHNGKEALTAIDTALKLFEKVNIDLMYALPNQTVQTALNDVQTAIATGVSHISAYHLTMEPNTPFGHTPPKGLPQDEAALDIEDAVHGTLEGTGFIHYETSAFAKTNMQCRHNLNYWQFGDYLGIGAGAHGKISYPDRIERTVRRRHPNDYLATMQSNPHEAVERKTVASEDLPFEFMMNALRLTDGVPAPTLQERTGVPTAKIMAQIETARQKGLLESDPTVFRPTEKGRLFLNDLLQCFL, encoded by the coding sequence ATGACCCAAATCACTTTCCAACGCCCCGGCCACCTAACCGCCCTGCCTCCTTTATCACTCTATATCCACATTCCTTGGTGCATCAAAAAATGCCCGTATTGCGACTTCAATTCCCACAGCCTGAAAAACGGCCTGCCGGAAGAAGCCTATATCGATGCCCTATTAACTGACTTGCAGCTTGAATTGCCCAATATTTGGGGCAGGCCGGTGGAAACCATTTTTTTCGGTGGCGGGACACCCAGCCTATTTCAAGCAGAATCAATTGACCGTTTGTTAAGTGGCGTGCGTTCGCTGTTGCGCTTGCAACCCGAAGCGGAAATTACTTTGGAAGCCAATCCGGGCACATTTGAAATTGAGAAGTTTCAGGGATTTAAAGACGCAGGTATTACGCGTCTGTCTATCGGCGTGCAAAGTTTTAACGACGATATGCTTGCTCGATTGGGACGCGTTCACAACGGCAAAGAAGCCCTGACAGCCATTGATACTGCCTTGAAATTATTTGAAAAAGTTAATATCGATTTGATGTATGCCCTGCCAAACCAAACGGTTCAGACGGCATTAAACGATGTGCAAACCGCTATTGCAACAGGCGTATCTCATATCAGCGCATATCATCTGACCATGGAGCCGAACACACCTTTCGGTCATACGCCGCCAAAAGGATTGCCGCAAGATGAAGCGGCGTTGGACATCGAAGATGCCGTACACGGCACATTGGAAGGCACAGGCTTTATCCACTACGAAACATCGGCTTTCGCAAAAACTAATATGCAGTGCCGTCATAATTTGAACTACTGGCAGTTCGGCGATTACTTAGGGATAGGCGCCGGTGCACACGGCAAAATTTCCTATCCCGACCGTATCGAACGTACCGTCCGCCGTCGTCATCCCAACGACTATCTTGCCACCATGCAGAGCAATCCGCATGAAGCAGTTGAACGCAAAACCGTTGCTTCCGAAGACCTTCCATTCGAGTTCATGATGAACGCCCTGCGCCTGACCGACGGCGTACCTGCTCCAACACTGCAAGAACGTACCGGCGTACCTACTGCAAAAATCATGGCACAAATCGAAACCGCCAGACAAAAAGGCCTGCTTGAATCAGACCCGACCGTATTCCGCCCGACCGAGAAAGGCCGTTTGTTCTTAAACGACTTGTTACAGTGTTTTTTATAA
- a CDS encoding opacity family porin, with protein sequence MKKVLVTLIALSLPTFALADATKGFYIQADAGHATVKLGGASIKGFSPRISAGYDFGDFRVAADYTHYKSAKINVPSVYAEAKYHSAGVSAIYDFDLQAPVKPYVGARLGLNHSTHKYQTAGQTAERKDTKIGVGAMAGVSYDVTQNVALDAGYRYNHWSKINNVKLHTHEVSAGVRVTF encoded by the coding sequence ATGAAAAAAGTTCTGGTAACACTGATTGCTCTTTCCCTGCCTACATTTGCATTGGCTGATGCAACCAAAGGTTTTTATATTCAAGCTGATGCTGGTCATGCTACTGTAAAATTGGGTGGCGCATCAATTAAAGGCTTTAGCCCTCGTATTTCTGCAGGCTATGATTTCGGCGATTTCCGTGTTGCCGCCGACTATACGCATTATAAATCTGCAAAGATTAATGTACCTTCGGTATATGCTGAGGCTAAATATCACAGTGCCGGTGTATCTGCTATTTATGATTTTGACCTGCAAGCCCCTGTAAAACCTTATGTAGGCGCTCGCCTTGGCCTTAACCACTCTACTCATAAATATCAAACAGCCGGACAAACAGCTGAACGTAAAGATACTAAAATTGGCGTAGGTGCAATGGCTGGTGTAAGTTACGATGTAACTCAAAATGTAGCATTGGATGCAGGCTATCGCTATAACCACTGGAGCAAGATCAATAACGTTAAGCTCCATACTCACGAAGTATCTGCTGGTGTACGCGTAACATTCTAA
- a CDS encoding VanZ family protein — MKALPLNKFTVAALIWFAAAIYALLFKEGGNSAPPFPHFDKVGHFGLFFGQAWLCAKIFIQDNRNIPYKGILFAALLFAVGSELAQAFLTTTRQGSIADGIADMVGTVAALWFATKVKAAKS; from the coding sequence ATGAAAGCCTTGCCGTTAAACAAATTTACTGTCGCTGCCTTGATTTGGTTTGCCGCCGCCATTTATGCCTTGCTTTTCAAAGAGGGCGGCAATAGCGCTCCACCATTTCCCCATTTTGATAAAGTCGGCCATTTCGGGCTGTTTTTCGGTCAGGCATGGCTGTGCGCAAAAATATTTATTCAAGACAATAGGAATATTCCCTATAAAGGTATTCTGTTTGCCGCTTTATTGTTCGCAGTAGGCAGTGAGTTGGCTCAGGCATTTCTGACTACTACGCGGCAAGGTTCAATCGCGGACGGTATTGCCGATATGGTAGGTACGGTTGCAGCGCTGTGGTTTGCAACAAAAGTAAAAGCAGCAAAAAGTTAG
- a CDS encoding dioxygenase: protein MNELTSLMQTETPGIVGETLDFCLYECSIEDAPDAEEVAQWRDILKARGGKFVRLADICQTWLDEEADK from the coding sequence ATGAACGAACTGACCAGCCTTATGCAGACCGAAACCCCAGGCATTGTTGGCGAAACATTAGACTTCTGTCTTTACGAATGCAGTATTGAAGATGCCCCGGATGCTGAAGAAGTAGCACAATGGCGTGATATTTTGAAGGCGCGGGGTGGGAAATTTGTCCGCTTGGCAGATATCTGCCAAACATGGCTGGATGAAGAGGCCGACAAATGA
- the pth gene encoding aminoacyl-tRNA hydrolase, translating to MSLKIKLIVGLGNPGQEYEQTRHNVGFWLLDELAWKWKVNFKDEKKFYGEVARATTPDGDVWLLKPMTFMNRSGQAVAALAQFYKIKPEEILVVHDELDIPCGRIKFKLGGGNGGHNGLKDIQARLGTPNFYRLRLGIDHPGDRNLVVGYVLNKPSAEHRQQIDDSIAKSLQGLPAVLNGEWEEATRFLHSK from the coding sequence ATGAGCTTGAAAATTAAATTAATCGTCGGTTTGGGCAATCCGGGCCAAGAATACGAGCAAACGCGCCACAATGTCGGCTTTTGGCTGTTGGACGAACTGGCGTGGAAATGGAAAGTCAATTTTAAAGACGAAAAGAAATTTTACGGCGAAGTAGCGCGCGCCACTACGCCTGATGGCGATGTTTGGCTGCTCAAGCCTATGACCTTTATGAACCGCTCCGGTCAGGCAGTAGCCGCTTTGGCTCAGTTTTACAAAATCAAGCCGGAGGAGATCTTGGTGGTTCATGACGAGCTGGATATTCCATGCGGCCGTATTAAATTCAAACTTGGCGGCGGCAACGGCGGACACAACGGCCTCAAAGATATTCAGGCTCGTTTGGGTACGCCTAATTTCTACCGCCTGCGCTTAGGCATTGATCACCCTGGCGACCGTAATCTGGTTGTCGGTTATGTGTTGAATAAACCGTCGGCGGAACACAGACAGCAAATTGATGATTCCATCGCTAAATCCCTGCAAGGATTGCCGGCTGTGTTGAATGGCGAATGGGAAGAAGCAACACGTTTTTTACACAGTAAGTAA
- a CDS encoding RnfH family protein, translating to MLEIEIVYGLVDRQVLKGMTVAEGTTVREAALQSGLEVEFLELDLQQAPLGIFGKVVKDETVLRDGDRIEVYRPLLIDPKEARRKRAGQE from the coding sequence ATGCTTGAGATTGAAATTGTTTACGGACTGGTCGACAGGCAAGTGTTGAAGGGCATGACCGTTGCCGAAGGGACAACCGTACGCGAAGCTGCCCTGCAAAGCGGTTTGGAGGTGGAGTTCCTAGAGTTGGATTTGCAGCAAGCGCCTTTGGGTATTTTCGGCAAGGTCGTGAAAGACGAGACTGTGTTGCGCGATGGCGATCGGATTGAGGTTTATCGTCCATTGTTGATTGATCCGAAAGAAGCGAGACGTAAACGCGCCGGGCAAGAATAA
- a CDS encoding type II toxin-antitoxin system RatA family toxin: MKKVEKNVLVLHSAKEMFELVDKVEDYPKFLPWYSKTEVIERKGNELKARLFMDYMRVKQSFATHNHNIPGQEIRMDLLEGPFKTLCGTWKFIDLGDDMCKVEFRLEYDFSNAVLSAMISPVFGHLAGTLVDAFIKEADRRYA; encoded by the coding sequence ATGAAAAAAGTCGAGAAAAACGTATTGGTGCTGCATAGTGCTAAGGAAATGTTTGAGCTGGTGGACAAAGTTGAGGACTATCCAAAATTTTTGCCGTGGTACAGCAAGACCGAAGTCATCGAACGCAAGGGCAACGAACTAAAAGCGCGCCTGTTTATGGACTATATGCGCGTCAAACAGTCATTTGCGACGCACAACCACAATATCCCGGGGCAGGAAATCCGCATGGATTTGCTCGAAGGGCCGTTTAAAACCCTGTGCGGTACTTGGAAATTTATCGACTTGGGCGATGATATGTGTAAAGTCGAATTCAGATTAGAATACGATTTCTCCAATGCCGTACTCTCTGCCATGATTTCCCCGGTATTCGGCCACCTCGCCGGTACATTGGTGGATGCTTTTATTAAAGAGGCCGACCGCCGCTATGCTTGA